In Streptosporangiales bacterium, a single genomic region encodes these proteins:
- the gcvP gene encoding aminomethyl-transferring glycine dehydrogenase — translation MTDRPSLADLHTGWPFVDRHVGIDVDAETRILKALGYPSADAVVTATIPEDIRDTTGLDLPPAVSEAEALAELRALAARNQVRTAMLGLGYYATITPPVIRRNVLENPSWYTAYTPYQPEISQGRLEALLNFQTMVADLTALPVANASLLDEATAAAEAMSLAKRSVRRGDALLVDADCLPQTLAVVRTRAEAVGIDVTVADLAGGELPEGDFFAVLLQYPGATGGVRDYAATIAAAHDRGMLAIVAADLLALTLVRAPGDFGADIAVGSTQRFGVPMAGGGPHAGYIAVRDGLQRSLPGRLVGVSVDADGNPAYRLALQTREQHIRREKATSNICTAQVLPAVLASMYAVYHGPEGLRRIAQRVHRYAAVFAAGLADIGVEVVHEHFFDTVLARVPGRAAAVVERAAALGVNLRLVDDDHVGVACDEATVAAHLDAAWQAFGGTGLSVEALDPSTEDAVSAALARTSAYLTHPVFNRYHSETAMLRYLHHLATKDYALDRGMIPLGSCTMKLNATAEMEPITWPEWAEMHPFAPADQQAGYAELVEQLTTWLAEITGYDTVSLQPNAGSQGELAGLLAIRGYHRAAGDDQRDVCLIPSSAHGTNAASAIMAGMRVVVVGCDDGGNVDLTDLQALLDAHAGRVAAIMITYPSTHGVYESTVAELCALVHEAGGQVYVDGANLNALLGLAKPGKFGGDVSHLNLHKTFCIPHGGGGPGVGPVAARNHLAPYLPGEDTPVAAAPLGSAGILPITWAYIRMMSGAGLTRATKAAVLTANYVARRLQPHYPVLYTGRDGLVAHECIVDLRELTKTSGVTVDDVAKRLIDYGFHAPTMSFPVAGTLMIEPTESEDLSELDRFCDAMIAIRQEIDRVAAGDWPADDNPLCNAPHTAVCLTGEWQHPYTRAEAAYPAAGAGASAEATATKYWSPVRRIDQAYGDRNLMCSCPPIEELAEA, via the coding sequence GTGACCGACCGTCCCTCACTCGCCGACCTGCACACCGGTTGGCCGTTCGTGGACCGGCACGTCGGCATCGACGTGGACGCGGAGACCCGGATCCTGAAGGCCCTCGGCTATCCCAGTGCCGACGCCGTCGTGACGGCGACCATCCCCGAGGACATCCGCGACACGACCGGCCTTGACCTGCCGCCGGCGGTCTCCGAGGCGGAGGCGCTGGCCGAGCTGCGGGCGCTGGCCGCACGCAACCAGGTCCGTACCGCCATGCTCGGGCTCGGCTACTACGCCACCATCACGCCGCCGGTGATCCGCAGGAACGTGCTGGAGAACCCGTCCTGGTACACCGCGTACACGCCGTACCAGCCGGAGATCTCGCAGGGCCGGCTGGAGGCACTGCTCAACTTCCAGACCATGGTCGCCGACCTGACGGCGCTGCCGGTCGCGAACGCGTCGCTGCTGGACGAGGCGACCGCGGCCGCGGAGGCGATGTCGCTGGCGAAGCGCAGCGTACGCCGCGGCGACGCCCTGCTCGTGGACGCGGACTGCCTGCCGCAGACCCTCGCGGTCGTGCGCACCCGCGCCGAGGCGGTCGGCATCGACGTGACGGTGGCCGACCTCGCCGGCGGTGAGCTGCCCGAAGGCGACTTCTTCGCCGTGCTGCTGCAGTACCCGGGCGCCACCGGCGGGGTACGCGACTACGCCGCCACGATTGCCGCCGCCCACGACCGCGGCATGCTCGCGATCGTCGCTGCCGACCTGCTCGCGCTGACGCTGGTGCGCGCACCCGGCGACTTCGGCGCGGACATCGCCGTCGGCAGCACCCAGCGGTTCGGCGTGCCGATGGCCGGCGGCGGCCCGCACGCGGGCTACATCGCCGTCCGCGACGGACTGCAGCGGTCGCTGCCCGGCCGGCTGGTCGGCGTCTCCGTGGACGCGGACGGCAACCCGGCGTACCGGCTCGCCCTGCAGACCAGGGAGCAGCACATTCGCAGGGAGAAGGCCACCAGCAACATCTGCACGGCCCAGGTGCTGCCCGCCGTGCTGGCCAGCATGTACGCGGTCTACCACGGCCCCGAAGGGCTGCGCCGGATCGCGCAGCGCGTGCACAGGTACGCGGCGGTGTTCGCGGCCGGGCTCGCCGACATCGGTGTCGAGGTGGTGCACGAGCACTTCTTCGACACCGTGCTGGCCAGGGTGCCTGGACGGGCGGCGGCCGTCGTCGAGCGCGCCGCGGCGCTCGGCGTCAACCTCCGGCTGGTGGACGACGACCACGTCGGCGTCGCCTGCGACGAGGCCACCGTCGCCGCGCACCTGGACGCGGCGTGGCAGGCGTTCGGCGGCACCGGGCTTTCGGTCGAGGCGCTCGACCCGTCCACCGAGGACGCCGTGTCCGCCGCCCTCGCGCGGACGTCCGCGTACCTCACCCACCCGGTCTTCAACAGGTACCACTCGGAGACCGCGATGCTGCGCTACCTGCACCACCTTGCGACGAAGGACTACGCGCTCGACCGCGGGATGATCCCGCTCGGGTCGTGCACCATGAAGCTCAACGCGACCGCGGAGATGGAACCCATCACCTGGCCGGAGTGGGCCGAGATGCACCCGTTCGCGCCCGCCGACCAGCAGGCCGGCTACGCCGAGCTGGTCGAGCAGCTGACCACCTGGCTGGCGGAGATCACCGGCTACGACACCGTGTCGCTGCAGCCGAACGCCGGCAGCCAGGGCGAGCTCGCCGGGCTGCTCGCCATCCGCGGCTACCACCGGGCGGCCGGCGACGACCAGCGCGACGTCTGCCTGATCCCGTCGTCCGCGCACGGCACGAACGCCGCCAGCGCCATCATGGCCGGCATGCGGGTGGTCGTGGTCGGCTGCGACGACGGCGGCAACGTCGACCTCACCGACCTGCAGGCGTTGCTCGACGCGCACGCCGGCCGGGTCGCCGCCATCATGATCACCTACCCGTCCACGCACGGCGTCTACGAGAGCACCGTCGCCGAGCTGTGCGCACTCGTGCACGAGGCCGGCGGCCAGGTGTACGTCGACGGCGCCAACCTGAACGCGCTTCTGGGACTGGCGAAGCCGGGCAAGTTCGGCGGCGACGTGAGCCACCTGAACCTGCACAAGACGTTCTGCATCCCGCACGGTGGTGGAGGTCCCGGGGTCGGACCGGTCGCCGCGCGCAACCACCTCGCGCCCTACCTGCCCGGCGAGGACACCCCGGTCGCCGCCGCCCCGCTGGGGTCGGCCGGCATTCTGCCGATCACCTGGGCGTACATAAGGATGATGAGCGGCGCGGGCCTGACCAGGGCGACGAAGGCCGCAGTGCTCACCGCGAACTACGTGGCCAGGCGGCTGCAGCCGCACTACCCGGTGCTCTACACCGGCCGCGACGGGCTGGTCGCGCACGAGTGCATCGTCGACCTGCGGGAGCTCACGAAGACGAGCGGCGTCACCGTCGACGACGTCGCCAAGCGGCTGATCGACTACGGCTTCCACGCGCCGACCATGTCGTTCCCGGTGGCCGGCACGCTGATGATCGAGCCGACGGAGAGCGAGGACCTCAGCGAGCTGGACCGGTTCTGCGACGCGATGATCGCGATCCGGCAGGAGATCGACAGGGTCGCCGCCGGCGACTGGCCGGCCGACGACAACCCGCTGTGCAACGCGCCGCACACCGCCGTCTGCCTGACGGGGGAGTGGCAGCACCCGTACACACGGGCGGAGGCCGCCTACCCGGCCGCCGGCGCGGGCGCGTCCGCCGAGGCGACCGCGACGAAGTACTGGTCACCCGTACGCCGGATCGACCAGGCGTACGGCGACCGGAACCTGATGTGCTCCTGCCCGCCGATCGAGGAGCTCGCCGAGGCCTGA
- a CDS encoding MerR family transcriptional regulator, protein MGFRGPAACSAAGISYRQLDYWARTGLVQPTVRTATGSGSQRLYGFRDIVVLKVIKRLLDAGVSLQQIRSAVEHLREQGIDHLSQVTLMSDGATVYECTSPDEVVDLLQGGQGVFGIALGRVRSEVEGTLAELPGELPVEEDDDGAHPHDELARRRATRHAS, encoded by the coding sequence ATGGGCTTCCGTGGCCCGGCCGCCTGCAGCGCCGCCGGGATCAGCTACCGACAGCTGGACTACTGGGCGCGTACCGGCCTGGTTCAGCCGACCGTCCGCACGGCCACCGGCTCCGGCAGCCAGCGGCTCTACGGCTTCCGCGACATCGTCGTGCTGAAGGTGATCAAGCGGCTGCTCGACGCGGGCGTGTCACTGCAGCAGATCCGTTCCGCCGTCGAGCACCTGCGCGAGCAGGGCATCGACCACCTCTCCCAGGTGACGTTGATGAGCGACGGCGCGACCGTGTACGAGTGCACCTCGCCCGACGAGGTCGTGGACCTGTTGCAGGGCGGGCAGGGCGTGTTCGGCATCGCGCTCGGCCGGGTACGCAGCGAGGTCGAAGGCACCCTGGCGGAGCTGCCAGGTGAGCTGCCCGTCGAGGAGGACGACGACGGGGCACACCCGCACGACGAGCTCGCCCGCCGGCGGGCCACCAGGCACGCCAGCTGA